One genomic region from Chloroflexota bacterium encodes:
- a CDS encoding FAD-dependent oxidoreductase: protein MIASTLGPLRDGGRVVIIGGGPGGCACAIALARLGREMGRRIEVTLYEGKTFAGERHHNQCVGILSPPIDRILQEHLGVPFPWHLVQRRITGYVLHGERRTLVLDGADDDEVSYALRRVQFDAYLLDQTRQAGVEVVPGRVTDLEIHANGVVVYSESDCRKADVVVGAFGLDAGTAAALSRATPYRPPRFLDSIVIKIHPPPGYLASAQASGAGGMLPSGRIHAFLPAQPQIEFGAISPKANHLTVNIAGAGVTAPWMDRFLAMPAVSAALPPLEQTDLAGPEGIQYFKGRFPISLARGFYGDRYVIIGDAAGLVRAFKGKGINSACLTGVWAAHSILRDGISAAAFQHGYEAACREIMADIPYGQIVRRLVILGSRLRLMDVLLAIAEREPTLRRALFDAVSGHRPYRAILRDMMRPTLLLRMTTGLFRSAASRRPAT, encoded by the coding sequence TTGATCGCGTCTACGCTTGGACCGTTGCGTGACGGCGGTCGCGTGGTGATCATCGGGGGTGGGCCCGGTGGGTGCGCGTGCGCCATCGCCCTGGCGCGGCTGGGGCGGGAGATGGGTCGTCGCATCGAGGTGACCCTGTATGAGGGGAAGACCTTCGCTGGCGAGCGCCACCACAATCAGTGCGTCGGCATCCTCTCACCCCCCATCGATCGCATCCTGCAGGAGCATCTGGGGGTGCCCTTCCCCTGGCATCTGGTGCAGCGTCGTATCACGGGATATGTACTGCATGGTGAGCGGCGCACGCTGGTGTTGGACGGCGCTGACGACGATGAGGTCTCGTACGCCTTGCGCCGGGTCCAGTTCGACGCCTACCTGCTGGATCAGACCCGGCAGGCTGGCGTGGAGGTGGTCCCCGGCCGGGTGACCGACCTGGAGATCCACGCCAACGGCGTGGTCGTGTACAGCGAGAGCGATTGTCGGAAGGCGGATGTGGTGGTGGGGGCGTTCGGGCTGGATGCGGGCACGGCTGCGGCGCTGTCCCGTGCGACCCCCTATCGGCCGCCCCGGTTCCTCGACAGCATCGTGATCAAGATTCACCCGCCGCCGGGCTATCTCGCGTCGGCGCAGGCGTCCGGGGCGGGCGGGATGCTGCCCAGCGGGCGGATCCACGCCTTCCTCCCGGCCCAACCGCAGATCGAGTTCGGGGCGATCTCTCCCAAGGCGAATCATCTGACCGTGAACATCGCGGGGGCCGGTGTCACGGCGCCCTGGATGGATCGCTTCCTGGCGATGCCTGCGGTTTCCGCGGCGCTCCCTCCCCTGGAGCAAACCGATCTGGCCGGGCCCGAGGGGATTCAGTACTTCAAGGGGCGGTTCCCTATCTCCCTCGCCCGGGGGTTTTACGGAGACCGGTATGTGATCATCGGGGATGCGGCCGGCCTGGTACGGGCCTTTAAGGGCAAAGGGATCAACTCGGCCTGCCTGACAGGGGTATGGGCCGCCCATAGCATCCTGCGGGATGGCATCTCGGCCGCCGCCTTTCAACACGGCTATGAGGCCGCGTGTCGTGAGATCATGGCGGATATCCCGTATGGGCAGATCGTGCGCCGGCTGGTGATCCTCGGCAGTCGGCTGCGTTTGATGGACGTGCTGTTGGCCATAGCTGAACGGGAGCCGACCCTGCGCCGCGCCCTCTTCGACGCCGTTTCGGGGCATCGGCCCTATCGCGCCATCCTGCGCGATATGATGCGACCGACGTTGCTCCTCCGCATGACGACCGGCCTGTTTCGTTCCGCCGCCTCGCGGCGTCCGGCGACGTGA